A region from the Desulfomarina profundi genome encodes:
- a CDS encoding ABC transporter permease codes for MLNIFKIGWRNLLRYKRRTLLTSTLITLGVMAVLLFISVSGSFKALMIGQITDSMMGHLQIHHKGYLASMDSLPLNLNLNGRQIQKVAEILEDNEAVDAYSMRVKLGAMFSNFNETTNIRLTAMNPEMELQAMPMLEERILKGRREGLLGKGEILIPELIARGMKVKIGDAIVLVATNKDGSVNGQQFIVRGIVGRISGPGGRDGYIRLNDAKSLLRMDGNEISEIAVRLKNMDNLQPVFQSLKSKLSAVKNRKGKPVFEIHTWDKMSPFSKIANMIDLMTFFIKIMLVSIVLVSIMNVMIMSVYERINEIGTIAAIGTQPGRIMALFVTEGFLLGILGTLVGVVLSLFTIGGLNYIGISFDFGRQEGLLLAPTIGAGDVLMVVGIVIGIAVLGSLQPAWKAAKMDPITALRHV; via the coding sequence ATGCTTAATATTTTTAAAATTGGCTGGCGTAATCTCCTGCGCTATAAACGTCGAACTCTGCTTACTTCTACCCTTATCACCCTTGGTGTAATGGCGGTTTTACTCTTTATTTCAGTCTCTGGGTCATTTAAAGCCCTGATGATTGGTCAGATCACCGATTCCATGATGGGGCATCTGCAGATTCATCATAAGGGATATCTTGCCTCCATGGATAGTTTGCCGCTCAATCTCAACCTGAATGGCAGGCAGATACAAAAAGTTGCAGAAATTCTGGAAGATAATGAGGCGGTAGATGCCTATTCCATGCGCGTTAAACTCGGTGCCATGTTCAGTAATTTTAACGAGACAACGAATATTCGCTTAACGGCAATGAATCCGGAGATGGAGCTTCAGGCCATGCCCATGCTTGAAGAGAGGATTCTCAAGGGCAGAAGAGAAGGCCTTCTCGGCAAGGGCGAAATTCTTATCCCCGAGCTTATTGCAAGAGGAATGAAAGTGAAAATAGGTGATGCCATTGTTCTGGTTGCAACCAATAAAGATGGTTCTGTAAATGGTCAGCAATTTATTGTCCGGGGCATTGTCGGTCGTATTTCCGGGCCGGGTGGCAGGGACGGATATATCCGGCTCAATGATGCAAAAAGTCTGCTGCGTATGGATGGAAATGAAATCAGCGAAATTGCTGTTCGTCTGAAAAATATGGATAATCTGCAACCGGTTTTTCAGTCGCTAAAATCAAAGCTCAGTGCAGTAAAAAACAGGAAAGGTAAACCTGTTTTCGAGATTCATACCTGGGACAAAATGTCGCCGTTTTCAAAAATTGCCAATATGATTGATCTGATGACATTTTTTATCAAGATTATGCTGGTTTCCATTGTGCTGGTCAGTATCATGAATGTCATGATTATGTCGGTTTATGAACGTATAAATGAGATTGGAACCATTGCGGCTATCGGTACTCAACCCGGAAGAATAATGGCTCTTTTTGTTACCGAAGGATTTCTTCTTGGTATCCTCGGGACACTGGTTGGTGTTGTGTTGAGCCTCTTTACGATTGGCGGGCTGAATTATATTGGTATAAGCTTTGATTTCGGCCGACAGGAAGGTTTGCTGCTTGCTCCAACCATTGGGGCCGGTGATGTCCTGATGGTTGTCGGTATTGTTATAGGTATTGCCGTACTGGGAAGTCTACAGCCTGCCTGGAAAGCCGCAAAAATGGATCCTATTACGGCCCTGCGCCATGTTTAA
- a CDS encoding 4Fe-4S dicluster domain-containing protein, whose amino-acid sequence MALIDIKPHEIRKRMIDDIRRALQKPIQDRRWVMVIDQEKCVGCTACTTSCVAENHLPPGVVYRPVVEEEHGNYPNVRKSFLPRPCMQCDDPPCVKVCPAHATWKRMDGIIEINYKRCIGCRYCISACPYSARTFDMGYFYTDNTPEIMQYEREPNFEYGKAWPRKDRESSPVGNARKCTYCIHKVEKGMLPACVSTCIGDATYFGDANDPKSLIAELLASPRARKLREEEGTEPATTYLV is encoded by the coding sequence ATGGCTCTCATTGACATCAAACCGCACGAAATCAGAAAGCGGATGATTGATGACATCAGGCGTGCCCTGCAAAAACCTATACAGGACAGACGTTGGGTTATGGTCATCGACCAGGAAAAATGTGTCGGGTGTACGGCCTGTACCACATCCTGTGTTGCTGAAAATCACCTGCCCCCCGGTGTTGTCTACCGGCCGGTGGTGGAAGAAGAGCACGGTAATTATCCTAATGTCCGCAAAAGTTTTCTCCCCCGCCCCTGTATGCAGTGCGACGACCCACCCTGCGTCAAAGTCTGTCCCGCACACGCTACCTGGAAGCGAATGGACGGTATTATTGAGATTAACTACAAAAGGTGTATTGGTTGCAGATATTGTATCAGCGCCTGTCCATATTCAGCCAGAACTTTTGATATGGGCTATTTTTACACTGATAACACGCCAGAGATTATGCAATACGAAAGAGAACCTAATTTTGAATATGGTAAAGCATGGCCTCGCAAAGATCGGGAAAGTTCACCCGTGGGTAACGCCCGAAAATGCACGTACTGCATTCACAAGGTTGAAAAAGGTATGTTGCCGGCCTGTGTGTCTACCTGCATTGGTGATGCCACTTATTTCGGTGATGCCAACGATCCCAAAAGCCTTATTGCTGAACTTCTTGCTTCACCCCGCGCCAGGAAATTACGGGAAGAGGAAGGAACCGAACCGGCTACCACATATCTAGTCTAA
- a CDS encoding molybdopterin-binding domain-containing protein, protein MSNYTGDSMEKNMDKKIEIDGKKYTMNRRGFMKSTAFFGGVLAASQLMKSNLFSAGIAKAQDSFANVYPFDNPENIIYSCCLQCHTACTIKTKINNGVMVKVEGNPYSPMNMHPHLSYDMPVEDAVYYDGRLCPKGNAGVQTLYDPYRIRKVLKRKPGTKRGENQWVTIEFDKAISEIVNGGDLFGEGPVEGLKEILAVRDPALMKALKADAAKVAKGEMTAADFRAVHGKNTELLVNPEFPDLGPKNNQFVFLGGRIEHGRKEFAKRWVNDSLGSANWFEHTTVCEQSHHIAFNESTKQYKHGKWGHGKHHLKPDIPNARFVIFFGTSPFEANFGPTNWISYITNAQARNGMKMAVVDPRCSHSAAKANYWVPIKCGGDAPWHLV, encoded by the coding sequence ATGAGTAATTACACAGGCGATAGTATGGAAAAAAACATGGATAAAAAAATTGAAATAGATGGAAAAAAATACACCATGAACCGACGTGGTTTCATGAAAAGCACTGCTTTTTTTGGCGGGGTTCTGGCGGCAAGTCAACTGATGAAATCCAATCTCTTCTCCGCTGGTATTGCCAAGGCTCAGGATAGCTTTGCAAATGTTTACCCGTTTGATAATCCGGAAAATATTATTTACAGTTGCTGTTTGCAATGTCACACAGCCTGTACCATAAAAACCAAGATCAACAATGGAGTGATGGTCAAAGTTGAGGGTAATCCGTACAGCCCCATGAACATGCACCCGCACCTTTCCTATGATATGCCGGTAGAAGATGCTGTTTACTATGACGGGCGTCTTTGTCCCAAAGGGAATGCAGGAGTACAGACACTCTATGACCCTTACCGTATCCGCAAGGTGCTGAAAAGAAAACCGGGAACAAAACGAGGAGAGAATCAGTGGGTAACTATCGAATTTGACAAAGCCATAAGTGAGATCGTTAATGGTGGTGATCTTTTCGGAGAAGGCCCTGTGGAAGGGTTGAAAGAAATTCTTGCTGTCCGGGACCCTGCTCTGATGAAAGCTCTGAAAGCAGATGCCGCCAAAGTGGCTAAAGGTGAAATGACTGCGGCTGATTTCCGGGCTGTTCACGGAAAAAATACAGAGCTGCTGGTTAATCCTGAGTTCCCGGATCTTGGGCCCAAAAATAATCAGTTTGTATTTCTGGGCGGCCGTATCGAACATGGCCGTAAAGAATTTGCCAAACGGTGGGTCAACGATTCTCTTGGTTCGGCCAACTGGTTTGAGCATACAACGGTCTGCGAACAATCTCACCACATTGCCTTTAATGAATCAACCAAACAGTACAAACATGGAAAATGGGGGCACGGCAAACATCATCTGAAACCGGATATTCCCAATGCAAGGTTTGTCATCTTTTTTGGGACCAGTCCTTTCGAAGCCAACTTCGGGCCTACAAACTGGATATCTTACATAACCAACGCCCAGGCCAGAAATGGCATGAAAATGGCTGTGGTCGACCCTCGTTGCAGCCACTCCGCAGCAAAGGCCAACTACTGGGTGCCAATCAAATGTGGTGGCGATGCCCCCTGGCACTTGGTATGA
- a CDS encoding molybdopterin-dependent oxidoreductase family protein: MWWRCPLALGMIRWIIDNKRFNEPYIRAANRSAAKKSGDTTWTNSTHLVVLDKNSGKGTRLLRGSDVGLGGEHDFVVSVNGQLVAFDPYKETNPVVGDLEAEGEINGLKYKTGFGLLRKIVNEHSVEEWAKEAGLDDATLLITLAREFTSYGRQVMADMYRGPVQHTNGYHNGRTIIALNMLVGNGDWKGGMHPGGSHWHEDGSKKGQPFPLKKLHPGKLGKFGIKISREGIAYEKSTLFKKNGYPAQRTWYPYTGSVYQEVIPSGVDGYPYHLKALYLHKGTPGFSVPGANNIIDYLRDPKKIPLLFADDIVIGETSMYCDYIFPDTAIWERWGTPHMTPAVLTNGSKVRQPVVESLVETCTVFGRKQPISMESVMLAIAEKLKVSGFGKGGFAPGLDFRTREDFFLKSVANIAYGDHNGKDIAPLASQKEIDVFLKARRHMSPAVFEESYWKKAVGSNEKIWRAVITVLNRGGRFEDASGAYKGNHVHHQFKGQFNLFAENVARGKHSMTGEHLEGMPFYEPILDAGGNKVTFSKDYPFQLFTYKHILGGQSRTIGNYWTMAAEAGENYIWLNSVDARRLGLKSGDSIRLVSPTNTKGQTRVNNSFTKDIIGKVNVIEGIRPGTVCASWSFGHWAYGSNDVEVNGQMVKGDKRRATGICPNPVMLVDPQVKNMCLTDPIGGSCSFYDSYVNIEKVA; the protein is encoded by the coding sequence ATGTGGTGGCGATGCCCCCTGGCACTTGGTATGATTCGCTGGATTATTGATAATAAAAGATTCAACGAACCATATATCCGGGCGGCAAACCGCAGTGCTGCCAAAAAAAGCGGTGACACCACCTGGACAAATTCTACCCATCTGGTGGTTCTGGATAAAAACAGCGGGAAAGGTACACGATTATTGAGGGGCAGTGATGTGGGTCTCGGCGGCGAACACGATTTTGTGGTCAGTGTCAATGGGCAACTGGTTGCTTTTGATCCATATAAAGAAACAAATCCTGTGGTCGGTGACCTGGAGGCCGAAGGTGAAATCAACGGTCTAAAATACAAGACTGGATTTGGGCTGCTCAGGAAAATTGTCAACGAGCACAGCGTTGAAGAATGGGCAAAAGAAGCAGGTCTTGATGATGCCACATTGTTGATCACCCTGGCCCGTGAATTCACCAGCTACGGCCGTCAGGTTATGGCCGATATGTACCGAGGTCCGGTTCAGCACACCAACGGATATCATAACGGCCGGACTATAATTGCCTTGAACATGCTGGTCGGCAACGGCGACTGGAAAGGCGGTATGCATCCCGGTGGCAGCCACTGGCATGAAGATGGCAGCAAAAAAGGCCAGCCTTTTCCTCTGAAAAAACTCCACCCCGGCAAACTGGGTAAATTTGGAATTAAAATCAGCAGGGAAGGCATCGCTTATGAAAAAAGTACGCTCTTTAAGAAAAACGGATATCCAGCACAAAGGACTTGGTATCCTTATACTGGCAGTGTCTATCAGGAGGTAATCCCCAGTGGTGTTGATGGCTATCCTTATCATTTGAAAGCGCTCTATCTACATAAAGGTACACCCGGTTTTTCTGTGCCGGGTGCCAACAATATCATTGATTACCTTCGCGATCCCAAAAAAATCCCCCTTCTTTTTGCCGATGATATCGTTATTGGAGAAACATCCATGTACTGCGATTACATCTTTCCCGACACTGCTATATGGGAAAGATGGGGGACACCACACATGACACCAGCCGTTTTAACTAACGGCAGTAAAGTACGACAGCCGGTAGTTGAATCACTGGTGGAGACATGTACGGTTTTCGGCAGAAAACAACCGATTTCCATGGAATCGGTCATGCTGGCCATTGCAGAAAAACTCAAGGTGTCCGGATTTGGTAAAGGTGGTTTCGCGCCAGGGCTGGATTTTCGTACCCGGGAGGATTTCTTCCTTAAAAGTGTCGCAAATATTGCTTACGGTGATCATAACGGCAAAGATATAGCCCCCCTGGCCTCCCAGAAAGAGATCGATGTCTTTCTCAAAGCACGACGGCACATGTCTCCGGCAGTTTTTGAGGAGAGTTACTGGAAAAAAGCGGTTGGCAGTAATGAAAAGATCTGGCGGGCTGTCATTACCGTGTTAAACCGCGGTGGCCGTTTTGAAGATGCATCAGGAGCCTACAAAGGAAATCATGTACACCATCAATTCAAGGGACAGTTCAATCTGTTTGCTGAAAATGTCGCCAGAGGCAAACATTCAATGACCGGAGAACATCTCGAAGGCATGCCTTTTTACGAACCGATTCTCGATGCAGGAGGGAACAAAGTAACCTTCAGTAAAGACTATCCTTTCCAGCTTTTCACTTACAAACACATTTTGGGTGGTCAATCAAGAACCATAGGCAATTACTGGACAATGGCTGCTGAAGCTGGCGAGAATTACATCTGGCTCAACAGTGTTGATGCCCGCCGACTGGGGCTTAAAAGCGGTGACTCAATACGACTGGTGAGTCCAACGAACACTAAAGGCCAGACACGGGTAAATAATTCATTTACCAAGGATATCATCGGCAAGGTGAATGTGATTGAAGGGATACGACCGGGAACCGTTTGTGCTTCTTGGAGTTTTGGCCATTGGGCCTACGGATCAAATGATGTTGAAGTCAACGGCCAGATGGTCAAGGGAGACAAACGCCGAGCCACCGGCATCTGCCCAAATCCGGTTATGCTGGTTGATCCCCAGGTCAAAAACATGTGCCTGACAGATCCCATTGGCGGTTCATGCTCTTTTTATGACTCCTATGTCAACATAGAAAAAGTTGCTTAG
- a CDS encoding PP2C family protein-serine/threonine phosphatase — translation MMTMENDDTSRLPNETCVRMAAQIGKQLLPQGSPYVEGAEIAGWTMYSDALGGDFFDYHDFRGVCCHSKTKMNIIVGDACGHGLCSALLMTSTRSFLRARAMKPGRLAQVVTDVNILLHMDVKESGHFVTLFCLSVYGNERRIEWVRAGHPPALLYDPVKDKFISLYGEGLALGVDPEHVYQSNSRVDIPNGAVILIGSDGLWEMQAEGDGTPCRKVLIDLVRKHQREKAAVIGGVIKKQIDICCGDQPAEDDVSLVVVKFT, via the coding sequence ATGATGACTATGGAAAATGATGATACCAGTCGCCTGCCGAATGAGACATGTGTGCGGATGGCTGCACAGATTGGTAAGCAATTGTTACCGCAGGGGTCGCCGTATGTTGAAGGGGCAGAAATTGCCGGTTGGACAATGTACTCAGATGCACTGGGAGGGGATTTTTTTGATTACCATGACTTTAGAGGTGTCTGCTGTCATTCGAAAACAAAAATGAATATTATTGTCGGAGATGCCTGTGGTCATGGGCTCTGTTCCGCGTTGTTGATGACTTCCACGCGTTCTTTTCTACGAGCAAGGGCAATGAAGCCTGGCCGGTTGGCTCAGGTTGTCACTGATGTCAATATTCTTCTGCATATGGATGTTAAGGAGAGTGGCCATTTTGTCACGCTTTTCTGTCTTTCCGTTTATGGTAATGAAAGAAGAATCGAATGGGTCAGGGCAGGTCATCCACCGGCCCTGCTGTATGATCCGGTCAAAGATAAATTCATCTCCTTATATGGCGAAGGATTGGCACTTGGTGTTGACCCGGAACATGTGTACCAGAGCAACAGCCGGGTGGATATTCCCAATGGAGCTGTTATTCTGATCGGTTCTGATGGATTGTGGGAAATGCAGGCAGAAGGTGACGGCACTCCCTGCCGCAAAGTGCTTATCGACCTGGTGAGAAAACACCAAAGAGAAAAAGCCGCTGTTATTGGAGGAGTGATCAAAAAGCAGATAGATATATGTTGTGGTGATCAGCCGGCAGAAGATGATGTGAGTTTAGTTGTTGTGAAGTTCACGTAA
- a CDS encoding rhodanese-like domain-containing protein → MARNLGNFLTLALMFLVVLPCQDSWSTSQVTANPTRSDISNLILKADQSFVSGKFEDSQQTLRDALKLSPYNKMIWSRYKQTVLARVGNDYLVTMPENRYRLSPADLVCALSGGAKNYYLLDVREKKEFATGHIQGSANIPFREVFNHLDQLPQPESKRTIVIICQTQHRANHVLVALRELGYSNTRTLRNGYSNYKSYMTSRKNDISVQSACASQNKEITKTNKTTQLTGLPAPGKISITAADLPSSQALLAGNFQLAVDLLQNILKENNIDTRLWQQYDRALLGQAGAQYLRSMPDSRLRLTVDDFISHYLTGDKRYCLLDVRSPAEFAQGHIADSINIPFRTLLQHLDKLPPKDSSKTVLLICRSQHRSIHNLVILRELGYTRVLNLKGGYNAYLKWLKKLPSIIEQSSPVYGIPEPTANPDSGEEEEEDFGC, encoded by the coding sequence ATGGCACGTAATTTGGGCAACTTTCTGACGTTGGCACTGATGTTCCTGGTGGTTTTACCATGCCAAGACTCTTGGTCCACTTCCCAGGTAACAGCAAACCCAACACGATCAGACATTTCCAACCTGATATTAAAGGCAGATCAGTCTTTTGTCTCCGGTAAATTCGAGGATTCTCAGCAAACCTTAAGGGACGCACTCAAGCTGTCTCCCTATAATAAAATGATATGGTCCCGTTACAAACAGACCGTTCTGGCCCGGGTGGGCAATGATTACCTGGTAACAATGCCCGAGAACCGCTATCGCCTCAGCCCTGCTGATCTTGTCTGCGCCCTTTCCGGAGGAGCAAAGAATTATTACCTGCTCGACGTCAGAGAAAAAAAGGAATTTGCCACCGGCCATATTCAAGGCTCAGCAAATATCCCTTTCCGTGAAGTGTTCAACCATCTTGACCAGCTTCCACAACCTGAAAGCAAGAGAACAATTGTTATAATCTGCCAGACCCAGCATCGAGCCAACCATGTACTGGTAGCCCTGCGTGAACTTGGTTATAGCAATACAAGGACCCTTCGTAACGGTTATTCAAACTACAAATCGTACATGACCAGCCGAAAAAATGACATATCTGTCCAATCAGCCTGTGCGTCACAAAACAAGGAAATAACCAAAACTAATAAGACTACACAACTGACTGGACTGCCTGCACCCGGTAAAATAAGTATTACAGCAGCAGATCTCCCTTCCAGCCAAGCCCTGCTGGCCGGAAATTTCCAACTTGCAGTCGATCTTTTGCAAAATATCCTGAAAGAAAACAACATCGACACCAGACTGTGGCAACAGTACGACCGGGCTCTGTTGGGGCAGGCTGGCGCCCAATATCTTCGTAGCATGCCCGATTCTCGACTGCGGCTGACTGTCGATGATTTTATCAGTCATTATCTCACCGGCGACAAACGCTATTGCCTCCTGGATGTCAGATCTCCTGCCGAGTTCGCCCAGGGACATATTGCAGATTCGATCAATATTCCTTTCCGTACTCTACTGCAACATCTCGACAAACTTCCCCCAAAAGATTCATCAAAAACTGTACTTCTTATCTGCCGAAGCCAGCACAGGAGTATCCATAACCTCGTCATTTTGAGGGAACTGGGTTACACACGGGTATTAAATCTCAAGGGCGGTTATAATGCTTATCTGAAGTGGCTGAAAAAACTTCCGTCAATCATTGAACAATCAAGCCCGGTTTATGGCATTCCAGAACCGACAGCCAATCCGGATTCAGGCGAAGAAGAGGAAGAAGATTTTGGCTGTTAG
- a CDS encoding outer membrane lipoprotein-sorting protein produces MIKIPVFLFFFLLFPTWVLALDGNRILAQVDKNMQPDSYEMYRKLVNVEPDGSKKEFILYSVKKGPSTAVALFLQPASEKGRTTLRLGDNMWLYIPNVGKPIRITSMQSVVGGVFNNSDILRLDYSVEYSAQGVLNQGDSYLLDLKANSASVAYDRLKMTVDKATLLPTRIECYAVSGMLIKNLQYSKIKDFGDGLVRPSMLATESPLHKGYKSVMLFAKIKKKQVPDEVFTLNYLSRIDELR; encoded by the coding sequence ATGATAAAAATTCCAGTATTTCTGTTTTTTTTCCTCTTGTTTCCGACATGGGTATTGGCGCTTGACGGGAATAGGATATTGGCTCAGGTTGATAAAAACATGCAACCTGATTCCTATGAAATGTATCGTAAACTGGTCAACGTGGAACCCGATGGCAGCAAAAAGGAATTTATTTTGTACTCGGTGAAAAAAGGCCCCAGCACAGCTGTCGCTCTGTTTTTGCAGCCGGCCAGCGAGAAGGGGAGAACCACCCTGCGCCTGGGTGACAATATGTGGCTCTACATTCCCAATGTGGGAAAGCCGATTCGCATTACCAGTATGCAATCGGTAGTAGGAGGTGTATTCAATAATTCCGATATCCTGCGTCTTGATTACAGTGTTGAATACAGCGCACAGGGTGTTCTGAACCAGGGGGATTCCTACCTGCTTGATCTGAAGGCAAATTCTGCATCTGTTGCCTATGATCGGTTGAAGATGACTGTGGATAAGGCAACACTTCTGCCGACAAGGATAGAATGTTATGCTGTCAGTGGGATGCTGATTAAAAACCTGCAGTACAGCAAGATCAAGGATTTTGGCGACGGGCTGGTCAGGCCATCAATGCTTGCAACCGAGAGCCCTCTGCATAAAGGTTATAAGTCGGTAATGCTTTTTGCTAAAATTAAAAAGAAACAGGTTCCGGATGAGGTTTTCACCCTTAATTACCTGTCTAGAATAGATGAACTCAGATAG
- the nrfD gene encoding NrfD/PsrC family molybdoenzyme membrane anchor subunit, whose translation MKRFIKSIVWLLAVIGFGVGIYGMYLRFTTGHRLADYGSYIPWGLWVAFYIYFIGLSAGSFLLSTLVYVARIERLEKIGKLALFTAFGCLVAALLSIWMDLGHMFRVGNVLLHMNLNSMMSWMGILYSSYFAIILVELWFALRVDLIETAQTGNSGSAAFAKFLSFGSTDTSKEAKARDHARLRVLGTIGVPLAIAFHGGVGALFGVVQARPHWNSGLMPIAFLIGALASGGALLTAVVYIWGPDKNKQQLNEIMKFLGKIVLALILFDFLLEIAEFLVGLYSLAPAERLPLEAILHGPYWYVFWIVHFLIGVVVPVIILFARAVPKGQPDKYVGGSIAFACLLVAVTFIAVRFNIVIPAQINPEIPGLEYAFGGPGLKFTYLPSIMEWLVAAWVTCFGVLLFLVGEKILPIVKDDNREVA comes from the coding sequence ATGAAACGATTTATCAAATCAATTGTCTGGCTGCTTGCCGTTATCGGTTTTGGAGTCGGTATCTATGGCATGTACCTTCGCTTCACCACGGGACACCGACTGGCTGATTACGGCTCCTATATCCCCTGGGGACTCTGGGTGGCTTTCTATATCTATTTTATCGGTTTGTCCGCCGGTTCGTTTCTGTTATCCACACTGGTTTATGTTGCCAGGATTGAACGTCTGGAAAAGATAGGAAAACTGGCACTGTTTACCGCCTTCGGCTGTCTGGTGGCCGCGCTTCTTTCCATCTGGATGGATCTGGGTCACATGTTCCGGGTAGGAAATGTACTGCTCCACATGAACCTGAATTCAATGATGTCCTGGATGGGAATACTGTATTCATCCTATTTCGCCATTATCCTGGTCGAACTATGGTTTGCTCTACGCGTTGACCTGATTGAAACCGCTCAAACCGGCAACAGTGGTTCAGCTGCTTTTGCCAAATTTCTGAGTTTTGGCTCAACGGATACGTCGAAAGAGGCAAAAGCCCGCGACCATGCCAGACTCAGGGTTCTGGGAACCATTGGTGTCCCTCTGGCTATTGCCTTTCACGGCGGGGTTGGAGCACTCTTCGGCGTAGTTCAGGCCAGGCCACACTGGAATAGCGGCCTGATGCCGATTGCTTTCCTTATTGGAGCTCTCGCCTCCGGCGGCGCACTACTCACCGCAGTTGTCTATATCTGGGGACCGGACAAAAACAAACAGCAACTCAACGAGATAATGAAATTCCTGGGAAAAATAGTCTTGGCACTGATCCTTTTTGATTTTCTACTCGAAATTGCTGAATTCCTGGTTGGCCTCTACTCCCTCGCTCCAGCGGAACGGCTACCTTTAGAGGCAATTTTACATGGCCCATACTGGTACGTTTTCTGGATCGTTCATTTCCTGATCGGAGTAGTGGTACCGGTAATCATTCTTTTTGCCAGGGCGGTGCCCAAGGGACAACCAGACAAGTATGTAGGGGGATCCATAGCTTTTGCCTGCCTGCTGGTGGCCGTAACCTTTATCGCTGTCCGTTTTAATATTGTTATCCCGGCCCAGATAAACCCGGAAATTCCCGGCCTGGAATATGCCTTTGGCGGACCTGGACTGAAATTTACTTATCTGCCGAGTATAATGGAATGGCTTGTGGCTGCCTGGGTTACCTGCTTTGGAGTGCTCCTCTTTCTGGTTGGAGAAAAAATATTGCCAATCGTCAAGGACGACAACAGGGAGGTTGCTTAA
- a CDS encoding response regulator, protein MADNITRLMVVDDHIMLLHGLCLFLNEEPDIEVIVQVSNARDALQQAERVKPDIILLDITLQKTSGLDLIEELLDLTPKTQIIILTMHDNAQYMQKALKKGARGFVLKKGLGEDLLYAIRSVMRGEIYVHPSLVKTYIPDASVKHIPQAAEEIIRWGELSAREQEVLILVARGYTSKEIAEKCLLSEKTIATYRSRGMVKLDIDRRSELVRLVMRLGKMG, encoded by the coding sequence ATGGCGGATAACATTACCAGACTAATGGTTGTAGACGACCATATCATGCTTCTTCATGGTCTTTGCCTGTTTCTGAATGAAGAACCGGATATAGAAGTCATCGTCCAGGTAAGTAATGCCAGAGATGCTCTGCAACAGGCAGAAAGAGTGAAACCTGACATTATTCTCCTTGATATCACCCTGCAGAAAACAAGTGGTCTGGATTTAATTGAAGAATTACTTGATTTAACACCAAAAACACAAATAATCATACTGACCATGCATGACAATGCCCAGTACATGCAAAAAGCTTTAAAAAAAGGGGCACGGGGCTTTGTCTTAAAAAAAGGACTGGGAGAGGATCTGCTCTACGCGATTCGTTCGGTCATGCGTGGCGAAATATATGTCCATCCCTCTCTGGTAAAAACTTATATACCTGACGCTTCGGTAAAACATATCCCCCAGGCTGCCGAAGAAATTATTCGCTGGGGAGAATTGTCTGCCAGAGAGCAGGAAGTACTCATTCTGGTCGCTCGCGGCTATACCAGTAAAGAAATAGCAGAAAAATGTTTACTCAGCGAAAAAACAATTGCGACCTACCGTTCAAGAGGTATGGTTAAACTCGATATTGACAGACGCTCCGAACTGGTTCGCCTGGTTATGCGACTGGGAAAAATGGGTTAG
- a CDS encoding ABC transporter ATP-binding protein, translated as MALVEARNLCKDYVAGEITVKAIRGVDFTIDTGSFVSFVGPSGSGKSTLLNMIGCLDPPSQGDLVVAGKDVTRLDSRHSAKFRGDHIGFIFQDFNLIPVLTVFENIEYPLQMVQNWPVEKRRKRVEELLGAVGMADQGKKYPNQISGGQKQRVAVARALVTNAKLVLADEPTANLDSRTANRIIGLMKKMRDEFGTTFIFSTHDTRVVESAEIIFTLEDGVLQTKNGNPGGQHA; from the coding sequence ATGGCACTGGTTGAAGCGCGAAATCTTTGTAAAGACTATGTTGCTGGAGAGATAACGGTTAAAGCAATACGTGGTGTCGATTTCACTATTGATACCGGTTCATTTGTTTCTTTTGTCGGCCCTTCTGGAAGTGGCAAAAGCACGTTGTTGAATATGATTGGTTGTCTCGATCCACCCAGTCAGGGTGATCTTGTAGTAGCCGGAAAAGATGTTACCCGTCTGGATTCCCGGCATTCTGCAAAATTTCGAGGCGACCATATCGGTTTTATCTTTCAGGATTTTAACCTCATTCCAGTTCTCACTGTTTTTGAAAATATTGAATATCCATTGCAAATGGTTCAGAACTGGCCTGTCGAAAAGCGTCGAAAACGAGTGGAAGAACTGCTCGGTGCTGTTGGTATGGCTGATCAGGGTAAAAAATATCCCAATCAGATTTCCGGTGGGCAAAAGCAGCGGGTGGCTGTGGCCAGAGCTTTGGTCACCAATGCAAAACTGGTACTGGCTGACGAACCGACAGCCAATCTGGATAGTAGGACGGCCAATCGCATTATTGGCCTGATGAAGAAAATGCGTGATGAATTTGGCACAACCTTTATCTTTTCTACTCACGACACCCGGGTTGTAGAAAGTGCAGAGATAATTTTCACTCTGGAAGATGGTGTGCTGCAAACAAAAAATGGTAATCCGGGAGGTCAGCATGCTTAA